One stretch of Candidatus Eisenbacteria bacterium DNA includes these proteins:
- a CDS encoding glucose 1-dehydrogenase produces MTPQDALLTCRTAIVTGAGAGIGKGIALALARFGARVALLEIDPATCARTADEIRAAGGEALPIPTDVRDGEAVERAVATTAERTGRLDVLVNNAGGTFAAPFLESKEKGWDALLRANLRSVFSCTQAVARRMADGGLGGSIINIVSIEGVRAAPGYAPYAAAKAGVVNFTQTTAVELGPHGIRVNAIAPDVCMTEGLRAMIPEGDRERFRWTVPLGRAAEPDDIAGAAVFLASDLARYVTGVTLHVDGGTHAAGGWYRDPADGAWTLGPPRRR; encoded by the coding sequence GTGACGCCGCAGGACGCGCTCCTCACCTGCCGCACGGCGATCGTGACCGGCGCCGGCGCCGGCATCGGCAAGGGGATCGCGCTCGCGCTCGCGCGCTTCGGCGCCCGCGTGGCGCTGCTCGAGATCGACCCGGCGACCTGCGCCCGGACGGCCGACGAGATTCGCGCCGCGGGTGGCGAGGCGCTCCCGATCCCGACCGACGTGCGGGACGGCGAGGCCGTCGAGCGGGCCGTCGCGACGACGGCCGAGCGCACCGGCCGTCTCGACGTGCTGGTCAACAACGCCGGCGGCACGTTCGCCGCGCCGTTTCTCGAGAGCAAGGAGAAGGGATGGGACGCGCTCCTGCGCGCGAACCTCCGGAGCGTCTTCTCCTGCACGCAGGCCGTCGCGCGCCGCATGGCGGACGGCGGGCTCGGCGGCAGCATCATCAACATCGTCTCGATCGAGGGCGTCCGCGCCGCGCCGGGCTACGCTCCCTATGCCGCCGCCAAGGCGGGCGTCGTCAACTTCACGCAGACGACGGCGGTCGAGCTCGGCCCGCACGGCATCCGCGTGAACGCGATCGCGCCCGACGTGTGCATGACGGAGGGGCTGCGCGCGATGATCCCCGAGGGCGATCGCGAGCGATTTCGTTGGACGGTGCCGCTCGGCCGCGCGGCGGAGCCCGACGACATCGCCGGTGCGGCGGTGTTCCTCGCGTCGGACCTTGCGCGCTACGTGACCGGGGTCACGCTGCACGTCGACGGCGGCACGCACGCCGCGGGCGGCTGGTACCGCGATCCAGCCGACGGCGCGTGGACGCTCGGGCCCCCGCGCCGCCGCTGA